From Qipengyuania soli:
TGATGCCGATGGCGCTTCGGCCCGCCCCCGCTTGTCGCGGATCGAGGAAGAGGTAGAACGGTTGCGCCGCTCGCCGACTCCGACCCGCGACGGTGGGCGCAGCGCAGGATCGGACTTTTTCTCCAGTGGAGCACCTTTGATGGGCATTTTCAGCCGTACCCGCGATATCATCGCCGCCAACTTCAACGACATGCTCGACAAGGCGGACGACCCCCAGAAGATGATCCGCATGATCATCCTCGAAATGGAGGAGACGCTGGTCGAGGTCCGCGCCAGTGCCGCTCGCACGATCGCCGACCAGAAGGAAATGCACCGCCACACGGTCAAGCTCGACAAGCTCCAGGCCGACTGGTCGGAGAAGGCCCAGCTGGCCCTTTCGAAGGACCGCGAGGACCTGGCCCGCGCCGCTCTGGTCGAGCGCAAGAAGGCTGCCGACATGTCGGAACAGCTGAAGCAGGAAATCGCCGTGCTCGACGATGCCCTGCGCGCCTATGAGCAGGACATCCAGAAGCTGCAGAACCGCCTGCGCGAAGCCCGCAGCCGCCAGACGGCGATCGCTGCCCGCCTCGAAAGCGCCGAGAACCGCGTCAAGCTGCGCAGCCTGATGACCAACGAGCGCGTGGACGAGGCGCTAAGCCGCTTCGACCAGCTCGAACGCCGCGTCGACTACGCCGAAGGCCGTGCCGACGCCCTCAAGATTGCCGATGGCAGTGGCCAGCCGAGCCTCGCGGACGAGATCGCCGCGCTCGAAGGCCAGGATGCGATCGACGACGAACTCGAACAGATGAAAAAGGCGCTCGGAATGGGCAGCGCCGACAAGGAGGACTGACCCGTGAGCGATTTTCCGAGCGAAATCATTATCGTCCCGATACTCTTTATCGCGCTGCCGTGGCTCATCATGCACTACGTCACCAAGTGGAAATCTGCAGCGACCATTACCACCGACGACGAAGTGCTGCTCGAGGAACTCTACAACCTCGCCAAGCGCCTCGATGATCGCATGGACACGGTCGAGCGCCTGGTCGCCAGCGACAACCCCGAGTTCCGTCCGGCGCGCCTCGTCCATGACAGCGAAGCCGACAACCAGCAGCTGCGCGAACTTGAGCAGATGATGGCCGAGAAGAAAGGAGCCATGAAGTGAACAGCCCCCGCACCACGCTTTATCGCGACAAGCAGAATGCAAAGCTCATGGGCGTTTGCTCGGGCATCGCCGACTACACCGGGGTCAATGTCTTCTGGATCCGTCTTGGGCTGATCGGCCTGACCTTCATGTCCGGCGGTTCGACCATTCCCTTCTACTTCCTGTCCGGCCTGTTGCTGAGCAAGAAGCCGCCGCACCTCTACGTCGACCATGACGAGAGCAAGTACTGGCAGCGCGTACGCCAGAATCCGAAGCGCACCGCCCGGGAAATCCGCGGCAAGATGAAGGACGTCGATCGCCGCCTGGCCGAAGTCGAAACCTTCTATGTCAGCAGCAATCCGCGACTGACCGCCGAAATCGAACGCCTGCGCTGAGCGACATCGCACAGCGCCTGGGGAGGACTGAGAAATGGGTGAACTGATACCGATCGTGGCACTGATGATCCCGATCGTCGCGATCTGGGCCAAGCACCAGCAAAAAATCGCCGAGATGAACGTCAACAGCACGGCCGAAGCCACTGCCGAAAAGGCAGCGCAATATTCGAGCCGTGTCAGCGAACTCGAAGACCGCGTCCGTGTCCTCGAACGCATCGTGACCGACCGCGGTTATGACATCGCCACGCAGATCGAGGCCCTGCGCGACCAGCGCCGGGTGGACGAACAGGACGCCGGCGTGCCGCTTTCCATGTCGCGCCGGGAAAACGTGTGATGGACTTCGGCGGACCCTTTTTCGTCCTTTCCATCATCGCGATCAGCACCTTCGGCTGGCTTGCGAACAATTGGATCCGAGCGCGTCACGGCTATTCGCTGGAAGACGAGTGGGGCGGCAAGACCGAGCGCAAGGACAGCGACGAGGCCAGGCAACTTCGTGCGGAGAACGGCGAATTGCGTGCCCTGCTGGGCAAGGTCGACAAGCGCATGCAGGTGCTCGAACGCATCGTCACCGACAAGGGCTACTCGGTTGCGGCCGAGATCGAGGCCCTGCGCGACGAGCGCAGAAATGCCGACAGTGACGCGGGCGTACCGCTGGATGTCGCGCGCAAGGAGAAGGTGTGATGGATCTCGCCACCCTCGAAATCCTTGCCCCGATGTTCGTCGGAGGAAGCCTGATTATGTCGGCGGCCTGGGTGGCCAACACCTGGATCCGCGTGAAGAACGGCTACCCCCTGGAGAACAGCTGGGGGAAAGCGATCTATCCCAAGACCACCGAGTCCGAGGAGCGCGTCCGCCTGCTGACCCAGGAAAATGCCCAGCTGCGAGCGGAACTCGGATCGCTCAAGGACCGGCTCGGCAATGTCGAACGCATTGTCACCGACAGCGGCTACCAGCTGACCCACGAAATCGATCGCCTGCGCGAACGTGAGGGAGTGAACTGATGGACCCCGACCTCCAGCTCATTTTCAGCTTTATCATCGTCATTACGGCCATGTCTTTCGGACTCGGTTACGTGATCATGAAGCGCGAACATGCGCACAAGGAGCGCAAGCTCGAACTCGAAGTGCGCAAGGAAGAGGCCAAGGCAGCCCAGTCGCTGCAAGCCAATGCAGACTATCGCAAGTTCGAGGAACGACTGCGCGTGCTCGAACGCATCGCGACCGACGGCAATCACATGCTGGCCTCGCAGATCGAGGAGCTGCGCTCGCTCGACGCAATCGAGGACCGCAACGGCGGACGGGAGAAGGCACTGTGAGCTTCTGGACGGCGGTGGTCATCATGGTGGCGATCATCTCGTTCACCGAGATGGTAAAATCGCGCCATCGTTCGCGCGCCGGGATCACCCGCGACCACTTGGGAAGCGAGACGATCGGCAGCAACTACGAGGCCCAGCGTGAGATCGAGGACCTGCGCGAACGCATCAAGGTGCTCGAACGGATCGCGACGGAAGGCAACACGCTCGACGCACGCGAAACACAAAGGATTTCGGCCGAGATCGAGGCCCTGCGCGACAAGCAGGCGGATTGAGGCTCGAAGAGGTTCAAGGAGGACATGAGGAAATGTTCGAACCAGTTTTCATCATCGCCGCAGCTTCGCTGATCGGCCTGGTCGTGGTGGCGGGCGCCCTGCTCCGCGCATGGGCAGGCTGGCTGGAACTCAAGCGCAGCGAACTCGATCGTGATGGCACCCCCGCCCGTGAAGAGGGCTCGCCCATGGGCGCAGCACGTATCGAGATCGCGGACCTGAAGGAACGCATCCGCAAGCTCGAAGCAATCGCCAGCGGGGTCGACCTGTGAGCGCCGCGCGAACCGACGCTGCGCGGGCGGGCATCGGGCTCGGCAGCGCGATCGCAGTCGCCATCAGCTGGAGCCTGCATCAGTCGATCATCTGGGCCATCATCCAGGGCTTCTTCGGCTGGTTCTACGTTATCTACTACGCCTTCACCCGCCCCGGCGGCCTGTCGGGCTGACGCTTGCCCGATTTACCTTGCTCCGCGCGGGCGCTAGAGGCGGCGCCCATGCGCAGCCTTTCCGACATTGTTGAAGAATACGACTTTCTCGACGGCGATGAACGCTATCGCCTGTTGATCGAACTCGGACGCGAGCTCGAAGAGATGCCCGACGCGCTCAAGACCGATGCCACGCTGGTGCGCGGATGCAGCGCGGCGGTCTGGGTCTATCCGACCGGCGATGCCGGGAAGCTTCATTTCCTTGCCGACAGCAATGCCGCGATCACCAAGGGCATCGTCGCGCTGGTCATTGCCGCGGTCCAGGATCGCCCCGCAGCCGAAGTGGCCGATCTGGATATCACTGGCGCGCTCGAACCGTTCGACCTCAAGAACCAGCTGTCCAGCAACCGGACGCAAGGTGTCCCGAACATGATTGCGCTGGTCAAGGAACACGCCGCACGGATTGCGGCCGGCTAGGATGAAGCGCCCGATCTATAGCGCATTGGGCATCATCAGCGTCGGGCTTGGCGCGATCGGCGCTTTCCTGCCCATCATGCCGACCGTCCCGTTCCTGCTCCTGGCGGTCTACTTCTTCGCTCGCAGTAATCCCGAGTGGGAACAGAAAATCCTCGACCACCCGCACTGGGGGCCGCAGGTTCTCGACTGGCGCGAACGCCGCGCGATCAGCCGCAGGGCCAAGACCATGGCCATCGGGGCGATGACAACCGGCGTGGTCTTCACCTGGTACACGCTGGGCGCTCCCTGGTATTATATCTCGCTGGCGGTGCTCGTGATCTGCGGCAGCTGGATCGCTACGCGCAACGAGTAGTCCCAAATAGGGCTCAGGGATGCGGCGCCTCGGTGTAGTGCCGCCGCAACCAGTCCTCGCCATAGTCATTGCGTGGATCGCGCACGATCGCGTGGACATGGTTGGAAGGCGAACCGTCCGGCTGGCCTTCGCGGGTATACTCGATCAGAATCGAGGGGCCGGCGATGCGGTACATGAACCGCTTGCTGCGGTCGTCAGGCGAACCCCACCAAGCAAGACGGAGGTTGGCAGGGCCATCGGCACGGACCGCCGCCAGCTGGGCCTTGGCAGCATCGTTATTGGCGAAACCCACGAAGTCCGCGATCAGCTCTATCAGGCGCTCGCGCTGGTTCGGCGTCATGCGGTCCGCTGACAGACCCAGCGGGGCCCGGGGTGCATCCTTGGCACCCTTGCCGGTAAAAATGTCGCCGGTAACTTCGGGACCTGCCAGTGCCGCGGCGCGCTGGTCGGGATTCAACGAGGCAAACAGCGCGAACCCGTCGACCATTTCGTGATCGAGCACACGCCAGCCTGCATAGGGTCCGCTCTGAACTATCTGCGGGTTCGAACCGAGGAAGAGCGGCGTGAATGCGATGCGACCGTCGACCACGGTGAAGTTGGCAGCGAAATGGTGTCCATTGATCATCCACCCCCAACGCGCCGACGCCGGTTCGCCGAAAAACCTTAGCCAGTAATTGCCGGAACCGCGCGATTGCATCACCGCTTCCGCCTGGGCGCGCCGGTCCTCCGGCACTTGGCCGCTCGCGAGCCGATCGCTCTCGATCCCCCGAAGCAAATCGTCGATCCACATGATCGTGGTCGCCTCGGCGTAACCCTGCCCGCTCATGGCAGCCGCCATCAGGTCGTGGAATGCGATCCTCTGGCGGTCGTCGAGTGCGGACAGCGGAAGGCCGGTGCGCGGATACATTGCGGAGGGAAGATTGCTCCAGTCGGTGCGCGCTGCCTCGTCGTCCAGTGTGGTCACGAGCAGCTTGCGCTGGTCATCGTCGAGAGTGGCGAGAAACGCGGTGGCTGCATCGCCCATGGCATGATGCGCGGTGTGTTGTACCATCTTGTCGTCGGTCGGGCCGGGATGCGCGAGCGCGCATGTGGCACCAAATCCCGCCACGCCCAACGCCAATACAAGTTTGCATGATGAGGTCACTGCCGTCCCTCCCCCAAGGAGACGCGACCTTCGCGAGGGCTAGATCATCCCGCTTTCGCGCACAACGGCAATCCCTGCCTCGCGCTGGCGCTTGAGTTCAGCCTTCAGCTTGGCCGGGTCACGGGCGAAGACGAAGCCGAAGCTCACCCCGCCTTCCTTGCCGATGGTCGCATGGTGGAGCTTGTGCGCCTGGACCAGCCGCTTGGCGTAGCCCTTCTTCGGGACCCAGCGGAAATAGCGCTGGTGGACCAGCCCGTCGTGAACGAGCGTGTAGATGATGCCGTAGAAGAGTATCCCGAGGCCGATCCACGTGCCTGGCCACCACGCGTCGGCACCCATGATCATCGGGCTGCCGACGGCGAACATGGAGATGCTCATCGCTGCACCGACGATCGCATAGAGGTCGTTCTTCTCCAGCAGCCTGTCGTGCGGCTCGTGATGGTCGCGGTGCCAACCCCAGCCGAAGCCGTGCATGATGTACTTGTGCGAGCCCCACGCGACCCATTCCATCGCGAAGACGGTGGCAATGACGATGATGGCGGGCAGAACGGCGTCCATGACGCAACCGGATATAGGCTATTCGCGGCCGGGGAAAAAGAACCGAGCCACTTCCTCACTGATCCGTGCCGGACGCAGCGTCTCGGCATCTATGCAGCACCAGCGCGACTTGACCTCGGCCAGCACCTCGCCACTGCGCTCGATCACGGTCGAATAAAACGCGCTAGCACCCTGGATCTTTTCGAGCACCGTGTTGGCGATCACATCGTCATCGAGGAAGGCCGGGCGGCGATAGGTGATCTCGTGCTTGATCGCGACCCAGGCGCGCTCTGCGACAGCCTGTGGCGGGGCGAGCTTGCGCCAATGTGCCAGCACCGCGTCCTGCACCCAGTTCAGGTAGCGCGCGTTGTTCACGTGCCCCATGAAATCGATGTCGGAGGGAATCACTTTGATCGGAAAGGCGAAAGGCTTTGCTGACATTCATGTCAATAAAGCAGAGAAAGGTTAAGTTTGGAAGACTCTGGATTTGCCTTTTTGCGCGAGTGCAAATCGTGGCCCAACCTGCCCGCATGGCCAACAAACCGCGCACGCTTTACGAGAAGATTTGGGATTCGCACGTGGTCGAGAGGCGCGACGATGG
This genomic window contains:
- a CDS encoding YbaN family protein, whose amino-acid sequence is MKRPIYSALGIISVGLGAIGAFLPIMPTVPFLLLAVYFFARSNPEWEQKILDHPHWGPQVLDWRERRAISRRAKTMAIGAMTTGVVFTWYTLGAPWYYISLAVLVICGSWIATRNE
- the pspA gene encoding phage shock protein PspA, which produces MPPDHDPLGPERRSPDSPRGFDADGASARPRLSRIEEEVERLRRSPTPTRDGGRSAGSDFFSSGAPLMGIFSRTRDIIAANFNDMLDKADDPQKMIRMIILEMEETLVEVRASAARTIADQKEMHRHTVKLDKLQADWSEKAQLALSKDREDLARAALVERKKAADMSEQLKQEIAVLDDALRAYEQDIQKLQNRLREARSRQTAIAARLESAENRVKLRSLMTNERVDEALSRFDQLERRVDYAEGRADALKIADGSGQPSLADEIAALEGQDAIDDELEQMKKALGMGSADKED
- a CDS encoding sterol desaturase family protein — its product is MDAVLPAIIVIATVFAMEWVAWGSHKYIMHGFGWGWHRDHHEPHDRLLEKNDLYAIVGAAMSISMFAVGSPMIMGADAWWPGTWIGLGILFYGIIYTLVHDGLVHQRYFRWVPKKGYAKRLVQAHKLHHATIGKEGGVSFGFVFARDPAKLKAELKRQREAGIAVVRESGMI
- the pspC gene encoding envelope stress response membrane protein PspC, with the protein product MNSPRTTLYRDKQNAKLMGVCSGIADYTGVNVFWIRLGLIGLTFMSGGSTIPFYFLSGLLLSKKPPHLYVDHDESKYWQRVRQNPKRTAREIRGKMKDVDRRLAEVETFYVSSNPRLTAEIERLR
- a CDS encoding SufE family protein, whose protein sequence is MRSLSDIVEEYDFLDGDERYRLLIELGRELEEMPDALKTDATLVRGCSAAVWVYPTGDAGKLHFLADSNAAITKGIVALVIAAVQDRPAAEVADLDITGALEPFDLKNQLSSNRTQGVPNMIALVKEHAARIAAG
- a CDS encoding acyl-CoA thioesterase, translated to MSAKPFAFPIKVIPSDIDFMGHVNNARYLNWVQDAVLAHWRKLAPPQAVAERAWVAIKHEITYRRPAFLDDDVIANTVLEKIQGASAFYSTVIERSGEVLAEVKSRWCCIDAETLRPARISEEVARFFFPGRE
- the pspB gene encoding envelope stress response membrane protein PspB, whose protein sequence is MSDFPSEIIIVPILFIALPWLIMHYVTKWKSAATITTDDEVLLEELYNLAKRLDDRMDTVERLVASDNPEFRPARLVHDSEADNQQLRELEQMMAEKKGAMK
- a CDS encoding DUF3500 domain-containing protein, with translation MVQHTAHHAMGDAATAFLATLDDDQRKLLVTTLDDEAARTDWSNLPSAMYPRTGLPLSALDDRQRIAFHDLMAAAMSGQGYAEATTIMWIDDLLRGIESDRLASGQVPEDRRAQAEAVMQSRGSGNYWLRFFGEPASARWGWMINGHHFAANFTVVDGRIAFTPLFLGSNPQIVQSGPYAGWRVLDHEMVDGFALFASLNPDQRAAALAGPEVTGDIFTGKGAKDAPRAPLGLSADRMTPNQRERLIELIADFVGFANNDAAKAQLAAVRADGPANLRLAWWGSPDDRSKRFMYRIAGPSILIEYTREGQPDGSPSNHVHAIVRDPRNDYGEDWLRRHYTEAPHP